The genomic window CCAATCCAGCTTTCCTTGAAATCATCTGCTTCCcggaaaaaaacagaagagaaactggTATGGTCAGGATGGTTCTGCTCTGTGGCTGGAGATGATCTCTCAGTGAACGTGCTGGAGGACTTCACGTGTTTACCTTTGTTTCTTGCTAACGGGGCAGAGAGTTACACATCCCTTGTTGGCACTTGGTTTCAGAAGACTTTTGACTGCTGCTTCCGTCGCTTAGTCATTAGCCCTCTCATTCTCACTTGGATGGCGGCATTGTGGACTGGATACAAAGTGGACAAAACTTCATCTGCCATGGAActccttttctctgttcccTGTCTGCCCCAGCCTCTGGATATTTCATATGCCATTCACACAGAGGATGCAAAAGCTCTGTGGGACGCTGTCCAAAAAACTCCAGGAGAGATCACTCAGGAAGAGGTGGATGTCTTTATGGACTGCCTTTACTCTCACTTCCACAGACACTTTAAGATTCACTTGTCAGCTACAAAACTGGTCAAAGTTTCTACAGGAATTGCCTCAGCACACTGTGATGGGATTATAAAGGTGAGGTTTTAGCATGTTATCCTATATAATACTGGGCAACTAAAATAGTTGTACCTGACTAGAAAtgccttccttttaaaaattaaagctgcCTGCTTTTTATGCATAATCTTCTACTAGAAGTTAGTTGAATTTTCAAGTCTTCCAGATCTTGgtccctccctttctccttaaTTATGGAGGTATTGCTTCCTCTCAGTGCAGGAAACTTATCACTGCACCTTTTTTCCATCATAAGGAACAAGACTTCTGTGCCAagatgaaattctgaaaaactaAGCTTTGTTGGAAAGCATCTCTTAACAATTTTGTCCTTTAGCAGGACAATTACGAAACACTGAACATTAGTGTGGCATTGCCTATTATTTTTACCTGCAAAAGTTTAAGAGTGGCTACAACAACTTTTCATGTTGCAGGCAAGTAAACATGAGATTCTCAGACTTCCTGAGAAAGCATTTTCTAGAAAGTGGGGTTTATGAACTCCATAGCCCCATTATGAAGGAGTTGTAACTGAATTTGTCAGACGTGTACAGCAAAATACGGGTACTTGAGGAAAAGTGGCAGCCTAACTTGTGTTCCTAAAGAAGGGAAGTAGCCAAAGAAGCGCTAGGACTCCTTCCTCCAAACagccagagcaggagcaggccaTCTCTTCAGGTACCATGGGACTGAAACAAAAGGTGGGGGGCTCCAACTGGCACAGGATTTAGGCAGGAGTGTTTTCTACAAAGCCAGAGTCAAAATAGTAATAAAGGTACCGTGCAGATGACAGAGAAGCTAACTGTAATCCCAAGGAACACCTAGTGTTTGGTCTCCAGCCAGTTAAGGGTGTGGAAATCTGACCAttggtttattttaatatgctctttttttttctttaaacagtttCTACAAAGCCAGCACTTGATTAGAGTGCTGATGCTCCTGACAGAGCTGGCAATCTCTCAGATACAGTGAGACTCAATTCAGCAAATCGTCACGCTATGAAGGCTTGCAGTTGGAAGATGGAAGCTGAGAAACCTATTGGAAACTCATTCTTGCAGCATTCTTTTACCTTTCCTGCTTGCTGTTCAAAATGGAACTGTAACTTCTGCACTGAGATCCGTAATTAGCTAAAATTCAACATCATGCACAAAGAAAAGCCAACATTTTGCCCTAAAGGACTACAGTAGCTTCTTAAGCACCTTTTTTATAGTTACTGCATTCAGTTGTATATAGTGTTATTTGCTGGAGGCTGCGAGGTAAAGTTTTGCAAATTCTTGGATGCAGCTTACTGACAGGTGTTCGTTTGCTGCTGTTGGCAATTTGGTTTCCACTGAAGTTGACCAGCCCAGCTCTACAGATGTTAGCTATAGCATGGTACTGCTGGGCTGAAGTCTAAATGCAGTCAAGCACACCTGAGAAAGGGATGCATGTTCTGCAGCCTATAGCAGAAAAATCCAGGTTTCTAACTTTCTAGAAAACTAAGGCCGTTGGTAATAGTCAGTGTTTATCTATTCCCCAGGTGGGCTAAGGTGAACAGCAGGACTGACAACTGCCTTCTCTTTCCAGTGCTGGGGGTCCTCAATGATGAGTTAATATATGGGAATTTAAGATCTGTCTGTAGACTAGTTTTATGATCCTTTGCCTGATGTAATCTTGTAGACCACAGAACTTTATATTGGATCTCTTCCCTACAGTAGGTGGCAGTTCAGAAAGCTACTGCATAGAGACTGGTTACAGCTTAAGTGAGCAGAAAGGAAGTAGCACATCCTAAATGTTATGATTAATGTTACAGTACTAtgtaaacatttccattttttaaccAGTGGAAGAGAAGATTTATAGCTGACCAAACACGTACTTGTCTTCTACTTATCTgtcaattattttttacttgacTGAACTACTTATTGTTACCTCTTAAATAAATCTGTGAGCAAAGCCAAAGTCTAGTTTCTTGTAGAATTCATTCATAACTTCATGTACTTAACATCTCTAAAGTCTCAACAGTTGCGCATGTGTTGCATTGTTCCCCATAAACAGTGATgtaagttttcctttctttgccaAATCACAAGTTTTGGAATCATTCATCAACTCTCAC from Aythya fuligula isolate bAytFul2 chromosome 8, bAytFul2.pri, whole genome shotgun sequence includes these protein-coding regions:
- the CENPL gene encoding centromere protein L, yielding MAAGAVLGAAGADGTRVQTAPGGERPEAGAMEPAEGAGWAAAGTGRGSVAGRISGAGQLSRGPLLKKLSGQLGVSPSGRALLPGSWENADPQKTAFILRKQWTLYSVTPLYKFSSAHLKDYGRQLGAFIAAEKQKGLAVEVGVELGIKVAVSSLPDLRGSDQDHAAVLVQLSLKSSASRKKTEEKLVWSGWFCSVAGDDLSVNVLEDFTCLPLFLANGAESYTSLVGTWFQKTFDCCFRRLVISPLILTWMAALWTGYKVDKTSSAMELLFSVPCLPQPLDISYAIHTEDAKALWDAVQKTPGEITQEEVDVFMDCLYSHFHRHFKIHLSATKLVKVSTGIASAHCDGIIKFLQSQHLIRVLMLLTELAISQIQ